A segment of the Leptotrichia massiliensis genome:
CCGCCAAAGCTCCCAAATAAGGCGAAGAAATAAACATAGCCGTACTCATGAACGCCAGCAGTTCTCCCGAAATACTTTTTTTCCATCCTCTCAGTTCAATTAGTGCAGGCGTAGCAGGATGCCCTAAATTATAAACAATAATACATAAAAACATCAATACTATCATCCTATTTATGTTTTTTTTCATTTTTCCATCTCCTTTCCTTTTAAATATTTATGTTAATTCTAATACTATTTCCTGTTTAAATAGCAAATGTTTAATAAATTTTGAATTACATACTATTTGGTAAGAAATTAAAACTTTTGTCCTTAACATAGTTTCTATTTTATAATGGGATTTAGTATAAATAATTCAGAATACAGTTATAAAATTAATTCTGAAAAAACAAAAAACCAGACATTACTCTGGTTTTTATAAAAATATTTATTCAAAATCTCTAATTTTAGAATAATCCTGGAATACTTACTCCACCAGTAACTACTTCCATTTCTTTTTCAGCCATTTCTTCAGCTTTATCCAAGATTTCATTTACTGCGTTTACAATTAAGTCTGAAACAATTGTTGCATCATTTTCTTCAATTGCATCTTTTAATACATCCAATGAAATTGATAAATCTACAATTTTTTTCTGTCCGTTTGCTTTTACAGTAATTCCTCCACCAGCAACAGATGTTTCTACAAATTTATCTTTTAATCCTTCTTGAATTTTTAACATTTCTTGTTGCATTACTTGAGCTTGTTTGATTATATCCTGTTGATTTCCACCAGATTTATTTCCTGCTCCTTTTATTTTTCTAACCATAGTTAATAATCCTCCTACGAATTATGATTTAATATTTATAACATTTTTTATTTTTATAAAAAAAAATGGTGGAGAGAGAAGGATT
Coding sequences within it:
- a CDS encoding YbaB/EbfC family nucleoid-associated protein, whose amino-acid sequence is MVRKIKGAGNKSGGNQQDIIKQAQVMQQEMLKIQEGLKDKFVETSVAGGGITVKANGQKKIVDLSISLDVLKDAIEENDATIVSDLIVNAVNEILDKAEEMAEKEMEVVTGGVSIPGLF